The Oscillospiraceae bacterium genome has a segment encoding these proteins:
- a CDS encoding ACT domain-containing protein, translating to MRAVITVVGKDTVGILAKVSAICAEHQVNIVEVTQSILQDMFCMIMMADLTRCNTSLSALSGELEDFGKESNLSIHVMHEDIFNSMHKI from the coding sequence ATGAGAGCAGTCATCACAGTTGTAGGTAAAGATACCGTGGGCATTCTTGCCAAGGTGTCTGCCATCTGTGCCGAACACCAGGTGAATATTGTAGAAGTGACCCAGTCCATCTTGCAGGATATGTTCTGCATGATCATGATGGCGGACCTGACCCGTTGCAACACTTCTCTCTCCGCCCTGTCCGGCGAATTGGAGGACTTTGGCAAAGAAAGCAATCTTTCTATCCATGTGATGCATGAGGATATTTTTAACTCCATGCACAAGATTTAA